In the genome of Coregonus clupeaformis isolate EN_2021a chromosome 11, ASM2061545v1, whole genome shotgun sequence, one region contains:
- the im:7152348 gene encoding E3 ubiquitin-protein ligase RNF186 yields MVLCEDRECGVCYQPYSRQERIPRVLHCRHTFCATCLETMSQPKSGMLTVCCPLCRQTTCVGRGLSLQEALWVNSRLWDYIPESKEEEEEEVKEEEEEEEVKEEEEEEERVEANRQTQASSQAEWPTSKLSRKKLKLPAFLRKFSLTKPQHQERIVPGCANVKITSWRRLPTAETF; encoded by the exons atGGTTCTGTGTGAGGACAGGGAGTGTGGGGTGTGTTATCAGCCCTACTCCCGTCAGGAGCGGATCCCCCGGGTGCTCCACTGCAGACACACCTTCTGTGCCACCTGCTTAGAGACCATGTCGCAGCCCAAGAGTGGCATGCTCACCGTGTGCTGCCCGCTGTGCCGCCAGACCACCTGTGTAGGGCGCGGCCTTAGCCTTCAGGAGGCGCTGTGGGTCAACTCACGCCTCTGGGACTACATACCTGAGagcaaagaagaggaggaggaggaggtgaaggaagaagaggaggaggaggaggtgaaggaagaagaggaggaggaggagagggtggaggctaacagacagacacaggcctcCTCACAGGCAGAATG GCCTACGTCGAAGCTCTCTAGAAAAAAGCTGAAATTGCCGGCCTTCCTCAGGAAATTCAGTCTGACAAAACCACAGCATCAAGAGAGGATTGTGCCTGGTTGTGCCAATGT GAAGATTACATCCTGGCGCAGGCTTCCAACTGCCGAGACTTTTTAG